The sequence GCTAAGCGCTTTTTTGCTCACCGTTTTTTGAGTGGCGGTCCTCTTCGCAACGGCCTTCTTGACGGCCTTCTTAGGTGCGCCTGCCTTGGCTGCGCTAGCCGTTGTCGCTGCCTTCGTGCCTCCGGCAGCGGTACTACTGATGCCCCGCTTCGGTGAGGCGGCCGTCTTGGTGGCGGAGCGCTCGTCCAGCTGCCGCAGCACCTTCTCTGCCCAGCGTTGCCCGGCATCGCCGCCCCACAGCAGCCAGGCGATGTACCCAGCCGACGGTGCCTTGGCGTCCGCCCAGCCTTTGCCCTGCTTGTCCACGCTGTGACGCGCGAAATACGAATGCATGCGGCGGATCGTCTGTGCAGATAGCGACTTCCGCGCGGACAGATCGCGCGCCCGCGCCACACCAATTGCGGTGCCGCCGCGACCATGCTGCTCACGCAGCTTCGGGCCGCGCGCGGCCGCTTGCGCGACGTTCTTCGGGGGTGACAGATCGGCAGTGTGGCTTGTCGCAGTGCGCGCCATGCGAAGAGTCCTGATAGGAAGCGTGACAGGTAGTGTTCGCATCCGCGATGCAGTCAACGTGAAGGCCTGCCGCGGCCGGCCATCGTCCACCCGTGTCCGCTGTATTGACTGCCCGCGCAAAGCCAATCAGCTAATCGCAAAAAAGTGGTGCGTGCTCGCCAGTGGCATGCGTCGACGATGCATGATGGGTACCGACGACTACTGCACGCATGCGGTATATCGCGCACGTCCTCGATTGAATTGCAGCATCCTGAAATGATGACACCAATACAAGCGGCTGCATGTACGCGAAAGCTGACCAAATCAAAGAACGCATCGGTACGTGATCGGTGACCTGCGGATCAGTCTGCTCGCAACGAAGACGCGGCGGCGGCGCGCCGATACACTCTCTCCCACGTGGTCATCGGATGGAAGAGTCCTTGAAACTGTCAGCACTGGCCGTCATCACCGCGCTCGCATTAGCCGCGCCCCCGCTCGCACTGCCGATCGATGAAGCGCGTGCCGCAGAGCGGCCCTCACATGATCAAGCCGATGCGGACGGGATCTGGAAACAGATCCGCACCGATCGCAAACCGCACGCGCGTCACGAGAACAGTCTGGTGGCCATCGGCGAGCGCTTGTATCTGATCGGCGGGCGCGACCAGCGGCCATTGGAGATCTTCGACACCCGAACGCATCGCTGGTCGCAAGGCAGTGCACCACCGCTGATGGTGAGCCACGCGCAGGCAGTCGCGCTGTCGGGCAAGCTGTATTTTGTAGGCGGATTCACCGGCGATTATCCGGAGGAAGCCTCGCTGACCCACATGCTGATCTACGACCCGCAGACAGACAGCTGGCAGGTGGGGCCGGAGATTCCCGCACACCGTCGGCGTGGTGCGGCAGGCGCGGTTGCGCACGAGGGCAAGCTGTATCTTGTGGGCGGCAACACCCGCGGGCACATGAGCGGCTATGTGCCATGGCTGGATGCCTTCGATACCAGGACACAGCAATGGACGCAGCTGGCCGATGCCCCGCATGCGCGCGACCATTTTCATGCGGCAGTGATCGACGGCAAGCTATATGCCGCCGGTGGGCGCAGGTCCGCGCATGAAAGCGGCAATACGCTGGCGCAGACGATTCCGGAAGTGGACATCTACGACATTCAACACGGCACCTGGTCCGTGGCACCGGCGGCCTTGCCGACACAGCGTGCGGGCGCCACCGCAATTGCACGCAATGGCCAGCTGCTCATCATCGGCGGCGAGAGCATGCGCCAGGTCAAGGCGCACGACGAGGTGGAAGCCTATGACCCGCATACTGCGGTTTGGAACACGCTGGCGCCGCTGCCGCAGGGGCGACATGGCACGCAGGCGGCCAGCATCGATGGTCAGCTGTATCTGGCGGCAGGCAGCGCCAACCGCGGCGGCAGCCCGGAGCTGGATGACTTGCTGATGCTGGATGCGAGAACGCTGGCAGAGTAGAGCAGCTAACAAAAGGACGGTGCTCAGACGCGCGCGGCCGGTGCTCGATGCGGCATGTGCCACGTGTGCACTCCGGCCCGTCCGCACCCGCCACACTCGCTATGTTGTGCTGGCTGCTCTAACCCATGGCATCTGCGGCTCGGACAGTGCAGTTGCAGATGCCTGCGAACGCAACCAAGCCGCGCATGCATGCGTCGGACGCGTCAACGCACGAACTGCAACCCCAGCGACTTGACGCGCACGCGTGCCAGCATCGCGTGCGAGGTCATGTAGAGCGTATGACCGTCGTTGCCGAACGCGCAGTTGGAGACGGCTTCGCCAGTTTCGATACGGCCCAGGCGCTGGCCGGCTGGATCGAAGACGATGACGCCGCCGGGGCCGGTGGCGAACAGGTGGCCGTCGGCCGACACCGCCATGCCGTCCGGCAGGCCGGGAGCGTCCTTGGCGACCAGATCCGAGGCGTCGGCGAACACACGCTTGCCGGTCACCGCGCCACCGGCGTCGAGCGCGTACGCCATCCAGATCGGCCGTTTCGGGTCGGAATTGGACACATACAGGGTGCGCGCATCGGGCGAGAGTGCAATGCCGTTGGGAAAGCTCAGGCTGTCGGCGAGCAGATGCACGCTGCCATCGGTGTCCAAGCGATAGACGCCGTTGAAGCGCAGCTCCTTGACCGGCGAGTCGTTCAGATCCTTCAAGCCGTACGGCGGGTCGGTGAAGAACACCACGCCGTCATCGCGACGGACGACATCGTTGGGACTATTGAAGCGTTTGCCATCGAAGCTGGTTGCCAGCGGCGCTTTCGTGCGTGTGGCCGGGTCGAGCCTGGCGACGATGCGGGTGCCGGAGTCGGCCAGCAACACGGTGCCGCCGGGCTCGGCATACAGCCCGTTGGCACCGGCTTCGCGTAGCGTGGCCTGCTCCGGGCCGACATAGCCCGAGGGCGACAGCAACACCGACAGGCCGGCCTCTTCGGACCAGCGATACAGCTTGTTTTCCGGTACATCGGTAAAGAGCAGGTAGCCGCCGTTGCGCACCCATGCCGGGCCTTCGGACCAGGTGAAGCCTTCGGTGAGCTTTTCGATGCGCGCGTCGGCGGCAACCACATCGCCGAAGCGACGATCGAACGTTTCCACATGCCCGATGGCCGGAAAGCGCGGTGGTGGCGGATCCTTCTTGGTGCAGGCAGCGACAATCGCCAACAGTGGAACGGCCAACAACAGGTAGGGCGGCAAGCGCATCGCAACGTCCGAAAATCCAGGTGGGTGCATCATGCCATCTTGCGTGCAGGTTTCGCGCGCGTCCTGGCGAGCGCGACTATCGACCAGCCCTCGCAGGCACGACCAACACCGCGTCCAGTGTGGGTTTGGGCCGATGATTGCGGTCGAACAGCAGCGGGTAATTGGTGCGGCCGGGCACCGGATAATCGTTCTTCCACGACATGCCGTCGCTGACGCCCCACACACTCACGCGCGCAAGCTTGTCGCGCTTACGCCAGAACAGCGCGAACAACTCCGCATAGCGATCGCGCAGTTGCGCCTGCACAGCGGGCGGCAGCCCATCACGGTAGGGGTCGAGAAAGCGCTTGAATTCCGGCAATTGGAACTGCTTGTGCGCCAATCCGGTGCCGATGACCTGGCCCTCCTTGGTGAGCGGCAGCACATCCACGTCGAGCTCGGTGATCATGACCTTGATACCGAGTGCGGCGTAGGCGTCGATGGCGTCCTCGATGTCGCGCAAGCTGGGGTAGTCCAGCCCCCAGTGCCCTTGCATACCAACGCCGTCGATGCGGATACCGGCCTGTTGCAGCATCTTGACCATGCGCACGATGCCGTCGCGCTTGCTCGGCCGCCATGCGTTGAAGTCGTTGTAGTAAAGCTCCGCATCCGGCGCGTAGCGCTGCGCAAAGGTGAAGGCATGACGCACCACGACGTCGCCATCGCCCACGCGCTGCACCCAGTTGGTGGAGCGGTAGCCGCCGTCCTCGTCGATGATCTCGTTCACCACATCCCAGGCCTGCACCTTGCCGACATAGCGCCCCGCGACGCTTGCGATATGCGCGCGCATGCGCTCGATCTGCGCGGCCGAGGTGTTGGGCGCGCCCTGGGCATCCACGAAGAACCACTAACGACCTCGGCCTTCATCACGTTCTCCGGCGTGACCGCGTTGAAGTGGCAGGCCACCAGCGCTGCGGCCGCAGCGTCCTTGCCGGAGACGATCTCGGCATTGACCGCGGTACCGAGCAGGAATGCATCCGCATACGCATGCTTGAGCGATGTGCCGGCGGTGTCGCAACGCGCGAAAGCAGGCAGCGCGATGGCGCCAACGACCACGGTGGCACTGCGCAACAGGGTCGCAAGGGCGGGAACGTGTTTGTGCATGGCAGGTTCCAAGGTGAGGTGCCGCAGGCGACGGGGCGTGCGCACTGCCATCACTGCGCCACGATCTGCGCCTGCGCGGCATCCAGGCTATCCGATTCGACATGCAGCGTGATGGTGCCGCGTGCGCCCGCCTTGGCCCGCACGATCGCCAGGCACAGCCCATTGAAGGCGTTGCGTTGCGACGCGCCGAACGACTCCAGATTGGTGGGGTCGCCGTTGTCGGTGGCGACCAGCTCGCCAGGACCATCGATGCGAAACCGCAGGCGGTCGCCGGCAGTGGGCGCAGGACGTCCATCGCGATCCAGCAGCCGCACGGTGACAAAGCTCAGATCCCGGCCATCGCCGTCGATGCGGCTGCGGTCTGGCGTGAGCTGCATGCGCGCCGCGCGGCCGGCCGTCTGCACGCGATCGCTGGCCCACGGCCTGCCGTCCTTGTACGCCTGCACGCGCAGCTCGCCGGGCTGATAGCGCACATCGTCCCAGCGCAACCGGTACTGCAGCGCGCCCTTGCGCTTGCGCCCCTGCGAGATGCCGTTGACGAACAGCTCGGCCTCGTCGCCGGAGGTGAACACATGCACCGGCGACACCTGGCCCTCGCGGCCGGGCCAGCTCCAGTGCGGCAGCAGATGCGCCATGGGCAGTTCCGGGCGCCACCGCGCCTGATACAGCCAGTAGCGATCCTTGGGAAACCCCGCCAGATCCAGGATGCCCGAATAGGAGCTGCGCGAGCTGTAATACGGCGTGGGCTCGCCCAGGTAATCGAAGCCGGTCCAGACGAATTCGCCGGCCACGTACGGGTGCCGGTCCAACGCGGCGAACACCTTGTCCGCACTGGAACCGAAGTCCACTGCATGCAACTCATAGGCGCTGACCTGATGCGCCACCGCATCGCCGCCGCGCCCCTCGCGCACCGGTGCGCTGGTGTCCGGGCTCACCGGAAACAGATACACCCCGCGGCTGCTCAATGCCGAGGCGGTTTCGCTGCTGAGGATCGCCTTGTGCGGAAACTTCGCATGGAATGCCGGATATTGCGGTTGCTTGCGAATGCGCTCGGTGCCCTCGAACTCAGGCGTATCGCGAATGCCCTCGCCCTGGTAATTGAGACTGATGACATCCAGCGCAGCCGGTAACGGCATGTCGGGCGAGGCGTAGTTCATCGCCGCCGTGGCCGGGCGGCTGGGATCTTCGTCGTGCACGATGGCATGCAGCTTGCGCGCGATTGCCGCACCCTGCTCGCCGGTGTATTGCTCGCCGACTTCATTGCCCACGCTCCACACCACCACCGACGGATGGTTGCGGTCGCGCCGCAACATCGCGCGCAGATCCGGCTCGTGCCATTGCGCAAACACCAGATGGAAATCCAATGGCGTCTTCTTCATCTCCCAACTGTCGAACACCTCGTCCACCACCAGCAGGCCCATGCGGTCGGTGAGTTCCAGCAGCTCCGGCGCAGGCGGGTTGTGGCTCATGCGGATGGCATTGGCGCCCATCTGTTGCAGCAACTGCAGCTGGCGCTCGGCGGCACGCACATTGAACGCGGCACCGAGCGCGCCGAGGTCGTGATGGTTGTTGACCCCGCGAATCGGCACGTGCTCGCCGTTGACCAGCAGGCCCCTGTCGGCATCGAACACGATGCCGCGGATGCCGAACGGGGTGCTGTAGCGGTCCACCAGTTGGCCGTTCTGGCGCACCTCGGTCACCGCCACGTAGCGATGCGGCTGCTGGGTGGGCGGTGGTCCCCATAGTTGCGGGCTCTCGATTTGCACGGTGCCCTGCACGCGGGCACTGCCGCCGGCGGGCACCGCAATCTGCGTTGCGGGGATCTGCGCGACCGCTTCGCCGCCAGGCGTATCCCTTGCTGGGTCGAGCACATAGATGGCCGTGCTGACCTGCGCTTGCGCTGGGGTATGCGCAGCGTTGTCCAGCGTCACAGCCAACTGCACCTGTGCGGATGCCTTCGACACCTGGGGCGTGGTCAATTGCGTGCCCCACTGGGCGATATGCAGCGGCGCGGTCTTGGTCAGCCACACATGGCGATACAGCCCGCCACCGGGGTACCAGCGCGCCGAGTCGGGTGGATTGTCCAGACGGATCGCCAGCTGGTTGCGCGCACCGGCAATCGCATACGGCGTCAGATCCACGCGCCAGGAGCTGTAGCCGTATGGCCAGCCGCCGACCAGCGTGCCGTTGAGCCAGACCGTGGCATAGGACATCGCGCCATCGAGATCGAGAAACAGCGAGCGGCCGCGGTCGCTGGCAGGGATATCCAGCGTCTTGCGATACCAGCCCACACCCCAGCTCGCCAGCCGGCCCATGCCGCCGTACGGACCATCGGCAAGGAACGGCCCGGCGATGGCCCAGTCGTGCGGCAGGTCCACCGGTTGCCAGCGGCTGTCGTCGAAGCCTGTCTGTACATACGCGACGTTGCTGCCGGGATTGCCGGGTGGGCGTCGATGCCGTTGCGCCGGGTCGGCAATGAGTGCGTTGGCGGTTGGCAGGATCCACGGCTTGAGCACCGCGGTCGACGATACCTGCGGTTGCTGCGCCTGATCCGGGCGCGCGTCGGCCACCTTGCCATCCTCGCTGCGAACGACCTCCGGGCGCACGTCGTAATCGAGCTCCGCGGTGTTACCCGGCGGATCACCGCGCTGGAAACGCCAGCCCGCGTCCAGCGACACCCGCTCGCGCGGCGCGCTGCCTGGCGTTGCTGCCGCTGCATCTGCTACCGCTGCTGCACTGACGATGCAGACAAGCGCGACCAGGCCCGCACTCAGAGCGCGCCGGACGTGCTGCTGCCGCATGTCCGGGCCCGGGTCACGGGCGCGCCTGCCAAGGCGAGACAGCAAAGCCCGCCTAGCCAAGGCCCGCGGTAGCGACATAGGCGCATCGCACGTCTTCGCACCCGTCTTGGCTGCGTGCGCGTGACGCTGTGCAGCTGCAGGTGTCATCCGCTCACTCCCACGACGCATGCCGCCTGCAATGCGCCCGTCGCCGCCTGCGCGCACGTGATGCGCTTGCCCGCTCTCACAGCTTGTAGGCCTGCTTGGGCAGGCGGTAGGCCAGATCCACCGCGATCTCCGCAGCCTCGTCCTCCTCCAGCCGATGCTCGGCCACCAGCTTGGCGAGGAACGCGCTATCCACGCGCCGCGCTACATCGTGGCGGGCCGGGATCGACAGGAACGCACGCGTGTCGTCGTTGAAACCCACCGTGTTGTAGAAGCCGGCGCTGGCCAGGGTCTGCTCGCGGAACCGCCACATGCCCTCCGGCGCGTCATGGAACCACCACGCCGGACCCAGCAGCAGCGACGGGTAATGCCCCGCGAGCGGCGCCAGCTCGCGGCTGTAGCTGGTTTCGTCCAGGGTGAACACGATCAGGCGCAGGCGCGGGTCGTTGCCGTGGCGATCCAGCAGGGGCTTGAGCGCATGCACATAGTCAGTGCGCATCGGAATATCGGCGCCCTTGTCGCGCCCGTAGCGCTGGAACAGCGGCTGGTTGTGATTGCGAAAGCAGCCCGGATGCAGCTGCATCACCAGCCCGTCGTCCAGACTCATCGCGGCCATTTCGGTCAGCACCTGCGCGCGGAACAGCTCGGCCTGTTGCGGCGTTGCAGCGCCGCGCACCACGGTCTCGAACAGGCGCTGCGCCTCGCCCGGCGACAGGTCGGCGGTGGCGGCGCTGGGGTGGCCGTGATCGGTGGAGGTGGCGCCGTGTGCGGCAAAAAATGCGCGGCGTTGCCGATGCGCGCGCAAATAGCCGGGCCAGGTCAGCACGTCCTCGCCGGTGAGCGCGCCAAACTGCTGCAGCGCACCGGCGAACTGCTCATGCTCCGGGTCCACCACCGGGTCCGGGCGGTACGCGGTGAGCACGCGTCCGGTCCATCCGCTACCGGCGATGGCGGCGTGATGCTGCAAGTTGTCGAGCGGCGACTCGGTGGTGGCGATCACCTCGATGTTGAAGCGCTCAAACAACGCACGCGGTGCGAATGCCGGGGTCTGCAGTGCGGCAGTGATGTGGTCGTAATAATGGTCGGCAGTGGCCGCATCCAGCCGGATGCGCAGGTCGAACACGGCATGGAAGACATGGTTGAGCCACAACGCCGACGGCGTGCCGCGCAATAGCGCGAAGTGTTCGGCAAACACGCGCCAGGCCGCACGCGGGTCCACCGGCGCGCGCGTGCCGTCGGCGCGCGGAATACCCAGCGCATCCAGCGCGATGCCCTGGCTGTACAACATGCGGAACACGTAGTGATCGGGCACCAGCAACAGCTCGGTGGCATTGGCGAACGCCGCGTTGGTCGCAAACCAGGCCGGGTCGGTGTGGCCATGCGGGCTGATGATGGGGAGCGTGGCGATCTGCGCATACAAGCGGCGCGCGATCGCGCGCGTGCCGGGGTCGGCCGGTAACAGGCGGTCGTCGTGCAGGGTCAGTGGCAAGGGTGTGGGCATGGGGTCGGGGCACCGATCAAGACGGGATGGGTCAGGCAGCGCACGCGTCAGGGCGCAGGCGTGCCGGGGTGGGCGGCCACGTAATCGCGCAACCAGCGCATCGCCGGTCGCTCGCTGCCGTCGCCACGCACCAGATAGGCGGCTTCCTTATCGCGCCACAAGCCGGGGCGGAATCCCCACAGCGTGATGCCGCGCACCGCCGGGTGCTCCCAGAAAATTGGAAACACGCGCTGGTAATCGGCCAGCTGCTGCGCATCGCTTGGCCCATCCAGGTCGAACTCAGTGATGTAGATCGGCAAGCCGGTGGCGGCCAATGCATCCAGATTGGTGCGATGCACGGACATTGCCACGTTCGGTGTGGTCTCGAACGCATGCTCCTGGATACCGATGGCATCCACCAACTGCTCACGCTGCAGCAACCGCACGATCTGCAGATATTTATGCGTGCTTTGTGCGCTGTTGGTGATGCTGTAGTCGTTGATCATCAGCTTGGCATTGGGAAAATGCTGCCGCGCGAGTCGAAACGACTGCAGTACCCATTCCCAGCCGCTGTCGCCGTTTCCGCCGAGCGCCTGCAGATAATTGCCGCCGCCGGTATCGTCCTTGCTCGGCGGGTCGTTGAGCGGTTCGTTGACCACTTCCAAAAGGTCGATGTCCGGGTAGCGCTGGGCCACGGCGGCAAACCACTGCTCGATCTCGCGGCGCTGCTCGGCCGGGCGCAAGGTCTTGATCCACTCCGGCTGCTGATTGCCCCACACCATCACATGCATCTGGAACGGCATGCCGTTGGCTTTGGCGAACCGGTAAGCGGTATCCAACGCACCCCAGTCCATCTGGTCGCGTACCGCTTCCACCGTGCCCCACTTGCCGCCGTTTTCCGGGGTGAGCTTGTTCCAGTATTGCGCAAAGCCCGACGCCTGCTGCGGGCTGTAAGCGCTACCCAGAAACTTGGCTGTGCCCGCTGCCAGCGGCGCGGCCTGCGCCACCGATGCGATGCTTGCCGCCAGCAACAGCCCGATTCTCGCGGTGTGCGGGTACATGGTGACTCCTCAAGATGTTGAAGGCGTTGGGTTGGCTGCAGGCAGCTGCGCCGGCAGCAGCTGCGGCACCAGAGCATGCACGACGGCCAACGCCAGCAGATAGGCCGAGCCGGCCATCAGAAACACCGGAACGTAGCTGCCGGTGGCCTGCAATAAGAACCCGATGAAGGTGGCGATCAACATGCCGCCCACCGCGCCGGCAAAACCGCCGATGCCCACCACGGTGGCCACCGCGTGCCGCGGGAACATGTCCGAGGGCAGCGTGAACAGATTGGCCGACCACCCCTGATGCGCGGCGGTGGCCAGCCCGATCAGCCCCACCGCAACCCACAG comes from Xanthomonas vesicatoria ATCC 35937 and encodes:
- the galB gene encoding beta-galactosidase GalB — encoded protein: MRQQHVRRALSAGLVALVCIVSAAAVADAAAATPGSAPRERVSLDAGWRFQRGDPPGNTAELDYDVRPEVVRSEDGKVADARPDQAQQPQVSSTAVLKPWILPTANALIADPAQRHRRPPGNPGSNVAYVQTGFDDSRWQPVDLPHDWAIAGPFLADGPYGGMGRLASWGVGWYRKTLDIPASDRGRSLFLDLDGAMSYATVWLNGTLVGGWPYGYSSWRVDLTPYAIAGARNQLAIRLDNPPDSARWYPGGGLYRHVWLTKTAPLHIAQWGTQLTTPQVSKASAQVQLAVTLDNAAHTPAQAQVSTAIYVLDPARDTPGGEAVAQIPATQIAVPAGGSARVQGTVQIESPQLWGPPPTQQPHRYVAVTEVRQNGQLVDRYSTPFGIRGIVFDADRGLLVNGEHVPIRGVNNHHDLGALGAAFNVRAAERQLQLLQQMGANAIRMSHNPPAPELLELTDRMGLLVVDEVFDSWEMKKTPLDFHLVFAQWHEPDLRAMLRRDRNHPSVVVWSVGNEVGEQYTGEQGAAIARKLHAIVHDEDPSRPATAAMNYASPDMPLPAALDVISLNYQGEGIRDTPEFEGTERIRKQPQYPAFHAKFPHKAILSSETASALSSRGVYLFPVSPDTSAPVREGRGGDAVAHQVSAYELHAVDFGSSADKVFAALDRHPYVAGEFVWTGFDYLGEPTPYYSSRSSYSGILDLAGFPKDRYWLYQARWRPELPMAHLLPHWSWPGREGQVSPVHVFTSGDEAELFVNGISQGRKRKGALQYRLRWDDVRYQPGELRVQAYKDGRPWASDRVQTAGRAARMQLTPDRSRIDGDGRDLSFVTVRLLDRDGRPAPTAGDRLRFRIDGPGELVATDNGDPTNLESFGASQRNAFNGLCLAIVRAKAGARGTITLHVESDSLDAAQAQIVAQ
- a CDS encoding endo-1,4-beta-xylanase, whose product is MYPHTARIGLLLAASIASVAQAAPLAAGTAKFLGSAYSPQQASGFAQYWNKLTPENGGKWGTVEAVRDQMDWGALDTAYRFAKANGMPFQMHVMVWGNQQPEWIKTLRPAEQRREIEQWFAAVAQRYPDIDLLEVVNEPLNDPPSKDDTGGGNYLQALGGNGDSGWEWVLQSFRLARQHFPNAKLMINDYSITNSAQSTHKYLQIVRLLQREQLVDAIGIQEHAFETTPNVAMSVHRTNLDALAATGLPIYITEFDLDGPSDAQQLADYQRVFPIFWEHPAVRGITLWGFRPGLWRDKEAAYLVRGDGSERPAMRWLRDYVAAHPGTPAP
- a CDS encoding SMP-30/gluconolactonase/LRE family protein produces the protein MRLPPYLLLAVPLLAIVAACTKKDPPPPRFPAIGHVETFDRRFGDVVAADARIEKLTEGFTWSEGPAWVRNGGYLLFTDVPENKLYRWSEEAGLSVLLSPSGYVGPEQATLREAGANGLYAEPGGTVLLADSGTRIVARLDPATRTKAPLATSFDGKRFNSPNDVVRRDDGVVFFTDPPYGLKDLNDSPVKELRFNGVYRLDTDGSVHLLADSLSFPNGIALSPDARTLYVSNSDPKRPIWMAYALDAGGAVTGKRVFADASDLVAKDAPGLPDGMAVSADGHLFATGPGGVIVFDPAGQRLGRIETGEAVSNCAFGNDGHTLYMTSHAMLARVRVKSLGLQFVR
- a CDS encoding Kelch repeat-containing protein; the protein is MEESLKLSALAVITALALAAPPLALPIDEARAAERPSHDQADADGIWKQIRTDRKPHARHENSLVAIGERLYLIGGRDQRPLEIFDTRTHRWSQGSAPPLMVSHAQAVALSGKLYFVGGFTGDYPEEASLTHMLIYDPQTDSWQVGPEIPAHRRRGAAGAVAHEGKLYLVGGNTRGHMSGYVPWLDAFDTRTQQWTQLADAPHARDHFHAAVIDGKLYAAGGRRSAHESGNTLAQTIPEVDIYDIQHGTWSVAPAALPTQRAGATAIARNGQLLIIGGESMRQVKAHDEVEAYDPHTAVWNTLAPLPQGRHGTQAASIDGQLYLAAGSANRGGSPELDDLLMLDARTLAE
- the uxaC gene encoding glucuronate isomerase — encoded protein: MPTPLPLTLHDDRLLPADPGTRAIARRLYAQIATLPIISPHGHTDPAWFATNAAFANATELLLVPDHYVFRMLYSQGIALDALGIPRADGTRAPVDPRAAWRVFAEHFALLRGTPSALWLNHVFHAVFDLRIRLDAATADHYYDHITAALQTPAFAPRALFERFNIEVIATTESPLDNLQHHAAIAGSGWTGRVLTAYRPDPVVDPEHEQFAGALQQFGALTGEDVLTWPGYLRAHRQRRAFFAAHGATSTDHGHPSAATADLSPGEAQRLFETVVRGAATPQQAELFRAQVLTEMAAMSLDDGLVMQLHPGCFRNHNQPLFQRYGRDKGADIPMRTDYVHALKPLLDRHGNDPRLRLIVFTLDETSYSRELAPLAGHYPSLLLGPAWWFHDAPEGMWRFREQTLASAGFYNTVGFNDDTRAFLSIPARHDVARRVDSAFLAKLVAEHRLEEDEAAEIAVDLAYRLPKQAYKL